In Streptomyces sp. NBC_00448, the following are encoded in one genomic region:
- a CDS encoding non-ribosomal peptide synthetase/type I polyketide synthase: MTGSPNEDSPDRIAIIGIGCRFPGGARDHQGFWRNLIEGRDCITPTPADRYDVATLASRDAAKPGRLVGGRGGYIDGFDEFDPEFFGISPREAAHMDPQQRKLLEVAWEALEDGGQRPSLLAGREVGVYVGAFTLDYKILQFADLGFDSLSAHTATGTMMTMVSNRISHCFDFRGPSVSIDTACSSSLVALHLARQSLLRGETDLALAGGTLLHLAPQYTIAETKGGFLSPAGWSRAFDAAADGYVRAEGVGVVALKRLADALRDGDPVHAVVLGSGVNQDGRTDGITVPNPDAQIALIRRVCAEAGMQPGGLQYVEAHGTSTPVGDPIEANALGRVLAIGRPPGARSYVGSVKTNIGHSEAAAGIAGLIKTVLALKHRRIPPHINLERPTTAIDWAALPFEVPTRAVDWPEHEGPARAGVNSFGFGGTNAHVLLEEAPAPRPTGVSSRVPSRTVLPLSARSPDRLPELVAGIRRQLAGIGQQPDSADGPPAALSDLGHTLARRREHHEHRLSVVYSTASPESLDQALAAYQRGEPHPRVLAGRRRERAQRRLVWVFTGMGPQWWGMGRGLLATEPVYREAVERCDAEIRRQAGWSLLDELARGEADSRMSETWLAQPANFAVQVGLAALWRSYGVRPDAVVGHSTGEVAAFHEAGVYNLTDAIAVVLHRSRLQQRLAGTGVMLAVGLTEPEAARRIRDRRDQVSLAAVNGPSDVTLSGDQDALGQLAAELEREQVFSRFLPVQVPYHSVRMDPIRDELLASLADLTPAAAEVPLYLTARKGRATGPELDAGYWWQNVRDPVRFQAAVESLVDDGHRLFLEIGPHPVLGHAIRECLDGRGVEGRVLPSIRRLENEPEAFAGSLAELHNHGVEVAWEALHPGGRPVSVPGYPWKRDRYWTEPAPVEQIRLGRLDHPLLGRRTANAQPTWEVQLDLERLPYLADHRIQDSTVFPAAGYLEMATQAVRALTGAPQAVLADVELSKALFLSQSRPSTVQLHFDPDNAAFTIASVGAERTVHAAGTVRAARRRRPGTAPDLRTIRSRARRRLDGADCYRELAGLGYHYGPAFQRVEEVWIGPEEALARVCPAERPPVDAADSHVHPTLLDACFHALLAPQLLAERQAGGIRLPLSVREVSLDRVGDQPFWVHATISGRSEDELTGDLALYADDGTPLGHVTGFRAADVEHASTSVSLAAIDGWLAEPTWIEQPLEAVGAPRDAPLDGVPDGLLVFADAQGLAKELAERVRVRGGTCHLVQLGERYRHDTDGSTVRPGSAADLRRLFTDLDDTFGTVLHLWNLDLPSIDSADRDELARCGTLGGYSLVALAQALPSARPDARLHIVTRGAQAVVAGDLVEPLGAPAWGIGRVLWQQELVAQKGKLIDLGVPADHGDEAEALLREMATADVEEVALRAARRFTSRLRAPTGLTRPLPLRLRPDGSYLVTGAFGALGRLLCRTLVRRGARRLILVGRTLLPERDQWAETDPDTAAGRRVAFLQELESLGAHPLQATLDVTDETALADWLADHRRRRLPPVRGVFHLAGQVSDALVGELDRARFDAAYEPKVVGAHLLHRHLRDEPLDHFVLFASIAALLTTAGQANYAAGNAFLDALAHHRHAQGLPALSIDWGPWATGMIEELGLVDHYRHARGMSSLPPAAGMAVLERVIGQDRPQLLVATIVDWQVFQAWYASPPALVAGLVAAAAEQIPAAPAGGFPAVFRAADADARQGLVGERFTELVCGVLRVRPERVDVEVGLNALGLDSLLAMELRARVQAELGVSLPVVALLSGDPVGALIERLHAGLLELAADDGTVPQTAVELHTDVHRYPLTYNQKALWFLRQLNPDAFAYNIGGAVEVGTELDPELMFAAFVTLLERHPCLRANFHLEDGRAMQVISAEARPDTALFDVEGRAWDDVHRMIVREYRKPYDLEHDPLVRFRLFRRAPDRWVIMKAVHHIVSDAISTFTFIEELFTVYEALRHGRPVLLPPPAGNYLDFVNHQNRFLAGPDARGMLGYWRGRLPAEIPVLTLPTDRPRPPVVTHNGASEFFQLDAELSAGVHTLAREHNATPFMVLLSAYYLLLHRWSGQDDLIVGSPVSGRTREEDSSVYGYFVNPLPLYASLAGDPTVAELLAQVRETVLGGLDNQEYPFVLLVEELGLQHDPSRSAVFQAMFILLTHKVAQERGDYRLEYIELPEEEGQFDVTLSAYEDRSDGRFHCVFKYNTDLFDPRTVQRLAGHFRNLLAGLTRTAADLPVSRIPMLGDAERARILTAWSGATRRVGHAPPVTELFAKAAAARPRALAVSVPRGYGPAARLTYRELDQRSGRMAGRLREMGVGAGTVVAVCLDKSSELVASLLAVLRAGGAYLPLDPDHPAERLAELAADVGAVLVIADRPGRFGAPVVSPEDLAATAAEAPEPAIDPDLPAYVIHTSGSTGRPKAVRVSHRNLASAYAGWHEEYRLERDVRVHLQMAGLPFDVFTGDLVRALCSGGTLVLVDRELLFDTARLYRTMREERVDCGEFVPAVARGLLAHCAREGLRLDFMRLLIVGSDTWKVAEHQRLRELCGPDTRLVNSYGLTETTIDSTYFEGTGEGLEPGRTLPVGRPFPGSEVYILDRHGEPVAPGVPGELWIGGGGVTDGYVGDPERTAERFTTRTVGGVPKRLYRTGDLGHWDADGQIHLHGRADDQVKLRGHRIEPGEIEAHLAAMPEVAQACVAVRRDPSGEDLLCAYCVPADGAVLDHLTLRRRLAERLPTYLVPSHVVALPALPLTANGKVDTAALPAPGARTGTDRRDPPVTRYEVRTAAQWETVLGVDRVGLEQDFFELGGSSIKLIELIHHLRTEFGVGIPVGLLFRSSTLHGMARTVEQVVTGRISGTQPYLCFNESAAPGETVFCFPPAGGHGLVYRQFAERLPEYRIVAFNYIRGDDKTERYADLVEQLADGRPVALVGYSLGGNLAFETAKELERRGRAVSGVVILDSHRIPEAYDVGPEHIAAFERELADHLNRYTGSSIVASETMEQAKEYLEFCAGTPNLGTVRAPLSVISHQDALPGHAPGRHGSWHGSSATRTEVVQGSGRHEEMLDGEHLRHNADLARAALGRTALTQDIGAKDGAVHADA, encoded by the coding sequence ATGACGGGCTCGCCCAACGAAGACTCCCCGGATCGGATCGCGATCATCGGCATCGGCTGCCGGTTCCCAGGCGGCGCCCGCGACCACCAGGGCTTCTGGCGCAACCTCATCGAGGGCCGGGACTGCATCACGCCGACCCCCGCCGATCGCTACGACGTCGCCACCCTGGCCAGCAGGGACGCGGCCAAGCCGGGCCGCCTGGTCGGCGGGCGCGGCGGCTACATCGACGGCTTCGACGAGTTCGACCCGGAGTTCTTCGGCATCAGCCCGCGCGAGGCCGCGCACATGGACCCCCAGCAGCGCAAGCTGCTGGAAGTGGCCTGGGAGGCGCTGGAGGACGGCGGTCAGCGGCCGAGCCTGCTGGCGGGGCGCGAGGTCGGCGTCTATGTCGGCGCGTTCACCCTGGACTACAAGATCCTCCAGTTCGCGGACCTCGGCTTCGACAGCCTGTCCGCGCACACCGCGACCGGCACCATGATGACGATGGTGTCGAACCGCATCTCGCACTGCTTCGACTTCCGCGGCCCCAGCGTCTCGATCGACACCGCCTGCAGCTCGTCACTGGTCGCGCTGCACCTGGCCCGGCAGAGCCTGCTGCGCGGCGAGACCGATCTCGCCCTGGCCGGCGGCACCTTGCTCCACCTGGCGCCGCAATACACCATCGCCGAGACCAAGGGCGGCTTCCTGTCCCCCGCCGGTTGGTCGCGTGCCTTCGACGCGGCGGCCGACGGCTACGTCCGCGCCGAGGGCGTCGGCGTGGTGGCGCTCAAGCGGCTGGCGGACGCCCTGCGGGACGGCGACCCCGTCCACGCGGTGGTGCTCGGCAGCGGTGTGAACCAGGACGGCCGCACCGACGGCATCACCGTGCCCAACCCGGATGCCCAGATCGCGCTCATCCGGCGGGTCTGCGCGGAGGCGGGCATGCAGCCGGGCGGGCTCCAGTACGTGGAGGCTCACGGCACGTCCACGCCGGTCGGCGACCCGATCGAGGCGAACGCGCTGGGCCGGGTACTCGCCATCGGCCGGCCGCCGGGTGCCCGGAGCTACGTCGGCTCGGTCAAGACCAACATCGGGCACAGCGAGGCGGCCGCCGGCATCGCCGGGCTGATCAAGACGGTGCTCGCCCTGAAGCACCGCAGGATTCCCCCGCACATCAACCTGGAGCGTCCCACCACCGCGATCGACTGGGCCGCGCTGCCCTTCGAGGTCCCGACCCGGGCGGTGGACTGGCCCGAGCACGAGGGCCCGGCCCGTGCGGGCGTCAACTCCTTCGGCTTCGGCGGCACCAACGCCCATGTGCTCCTGGAGGAGGCGCCGGCACCCCGGCCGACCGGCGTCTCCTCGCGTGTACCGTCCCGCACCGTCCTGCCGCTGAGCGCGCGCTCCCCGGACCGGCTGCCCGAACTCGTCGCGGGCATCCGGCGGCAGCTCGCGGGCATCGGGCAGCAACCCGACAGCGCCGACGGGCCCCCGGCGGCGCTGTCCGACCTCGGCCACACGCTGGCGCGGCGCCGCGAGCACCACGAGCACCGGCTGTCCGTGGTGTACTCCACGGCGTCCCCCGAATCGCTCGACCAGGCCCTGGCCGCCTACCAGCGCGGAGAGCCGCATCCGCGGGTGCTGGCCGGCCGGCGGCGGGAGCGCGCGCAGCGCCGGCTGGTATGGGTGTTCACCGGCATGGGCCCGCAGTGGTGGGGGATGGGCCGCGGGCTGCTGGCGACCGAACCGGTCTACCGCGAGGCCGTCGAACGCTGCGACGCCGAGATCCGCCGGCAGGCCGGCTGGTCGCTCCTGGACGAACTGGCCCGCGGCGAGGCCGATTCGCGGATGTCCGAGACCTGGCTCGCGCAGCCCGCCAACTTCGCCGTGCAGGTCGGCCTGGCCGCGCTCTGGCGCAGCTACGGCGTACGTCCGGACGCTGTCGTCGGGCACTCCACCGGCGAGGTCGCCGCCTTCCACGAGGCGGGGGTGTACAACCTCACGGACGCGATCGCGGTGGTGCTGCACCGCAGCCGCCTGCAACAGCGGCTGGCTGGCACCGGTGTGATGCTCGCCGTCGGTCTGACCGAGCCGGAGGCCGCCCGCCGCATCCGGGACCGCCGCGACCAGGTGTCGCTGGCCGCCGTCAACGGCCCTTCCGACGTCACGCTCTCCGGCGACCAGGACGCTCTCGGACAGCTCGCGGCCGAACTGGAGCGGGAGCAGGTCTTCAGCAGGTTCCTGCCGGTGCAGGTGCCCTACCACAGCGTGCGGATGGACCCGATCAGGGACGAACTGCTCGCCTCGCTCGCCGATCTCACGCCCGCCGCTGCCGAGGTCCCCCTGTACCTGACGGCCCGCAAGGGCCGCGCGACGGGCCCCGAACTGGACGCGGGCTACTGGTGGCAGAACGTCCGCGACCCGGTGCGGTTCCAGGCCGCCGTGGAGTCGCTGGTCGACGACGGCCACCGGTTGTTCCTGGAGATCGGCCCGCACCCCGTCCTCGGCCACGCGATCCGCGAGTGCCTCGACGGCCGGGGCGTCGAGGGCCGGGTGCTGCCCTCGATCCGCCGCTTGGAGAACGAGCCCGAGGCGTTCGCCGGGTCGCTGGCCGAGCTCCACAACCACGGGGTCGAGGTTGCCTGGGAGGCGCTGCACCCCGGTGGGCGTCCGGTGTCCGTGCCGGGCTACCCGTGGAAGCGGGACCGGTACTGGACGGAGCCGGCGCCGGTCGAGCAGATCCGGCTCGGCCGGCTCGACCACCCGCTGCTGGGCCGGCGGACCGCGAACGCGCAGCCCACCTGGGAGGTCCAGCTCGACCTCGAACGGCTCCCCTACCTGGCCGACCACCGCATCCAGGACAGCACGGTGTTCCCGGCGGCCGGATACCTGGAGATGGCCACGCAGGCGGTGCGGGCGCTGACCGGCGCCCCGCAGGCGGTGCTGGCCGATGTCGAACTGTCCAAGGCGCTCTTCCTGTCGCAGTCCCGGCCATCGACGGTCCAACTGCACTTCGACCCCGACAATGCGGCCTTCACCATCGCCTCCGTCGGCGCCGAGCGCACGGTGCACGCGGCCGGCACCGTCCGCGCCGCCCGGCGCCGGCGGCCCGGCACGGCGCCGGACCTCCGGACGATCCGCTCGCGCGCGCGCCGGCGGCTCGACGGGGCCGACTGCTACCGGGAACTCGCCGGACTGGGCTACCACTACGGTCCGGCCTTCCAGCGCGTCGAGGAGGTGTGGATCGGACCCGAGGAGGCGCTGGCACGCGTCTGTCCGGCAGAACGGCCCCCGGTGGACGCGGCCGACAGCCATGTGCATCCGACGCTGCTCGACGCGTGCTTCCACGCTCTGCTGGCGCCCCAGTTGCTCGCCGAACGACAGGCGGGCGGCATCCGCCTCCCGCTGTCCGTCCGGGAGGTGAGCCTCGACCGTGTCGGCGACCAGCCGTTCTGGGTGCATGCGACGATCTCCGGGCGGAGCGAGGACGAACTCACCGGCGACCTCGCTCTCTACGCCGACGACGGCACCCCCCTCGGGCACGTCACCGGATTCCGCGCGGCCGACGTCGAGCACGCATCGACCTCGGTCAGCCTGGCCGCCATCGACGGCTGGCTGGCCGAACCGACCTGGATCGAGCAGCCGCTGGAGGCCGTCGGCGCGCCACGGGACGCGCCACTGGACGGAGTGCCGGACGGGCTGCTGGTCTTCGCCGACGCGCAGGGCCTCGCAAAGGAGTTGGCCGAGCGGGTACGCGTCCGCGGCGGAACCTGCCACCTGGTGCAACTCGGCGAGCGCTACCGGCACGACACGGACGGCTCCACGGTCCGGCCGGGCTCCGCGGCGGATCTGCGCCGGCTGTTCACCGACCTCGACGACACCTTCGGCACCGTCCTGCACCTGTGGAACCTGGACCTGCCGTCGATCGACTCGGCCGACCGGGACGAGCTGGCGCGCTGCGGCACCCTCGGCGGCTACTCCCTGGTCGCCCTCGCCCAGGCCCTGCCGTCGGCCCGGCCGGACGCTCGGCTGCACATCGTCACCCGGGGCGCCCAGGCGGTGGTCGCCGGTGACCTCGTGGAGCCGCTGGGCGCACCCGCCTGGGGCATCGGACGGGTCCTGTGGCAGCAGGAACTCGTCGCACAGAAGGGCAAGTTGATCGACCTCGGCGTGCCCGCCGACCACGGGGACGAGGCCGAGGCCCTGCTGCGGGAGATGGCGACCGCGGACGTCGAGGAGGTCGCGCTGCGCGCGGCACGGCGCTTCACGAGCAGGCTGCGCGCGCCCACCGGGCTCACCCGGCCGCTGCCGCTGCGCCTGCGCCCGGACGGCAGTTACCTGGTGACCGGCGCGTTCGGCGCGCTCGGCCGATTGCTGTGCCGCACCCTGGTCCGGCGGGGCGCGCGCAGGTTGATCCTGGTCGGACGCACCCTGCTGCCCGAGCGGGACCAGTGGGCCGAGACCGATCCGGATACCGCGGCCGGCAGACGCGTGGCCTTCCTCCAGGAGCTGGAGTCGCTGGGCGCCCACCCCCTCCAGGCAACCCTCGACGTCACCGACGAGACCGCCCTGGCGGACTGGCTGGCGGACCACCGGCGCCGCCGGCTCCCACCCGTACGCGGTGTCTTCCACCTCGCCGGTCAGGTCAGCGACGCGCTGGTCGGCGAGCTGGACCGGGCGCGCTTCGACGCGGCGTACGAGCCCAAGGTGGTCGGGGCGCACCTCCTGCACCGGCACCTGCGCGACGAACCGCTGGACCACTTCGTCCTGTTCGCCTCCATCGCCGCCCTGCTGACCACCGCCGGCCAGGCCAACTACGCTGCGGGCAACGCGTTCCTCGACGCGCTGGCCCACCACCGCCACGCCCAGGGCCTGCCGGCCCTGAGCATCGACTGGGGCCCGTGGGCAACGGGGATGATCGAGGAACTGGGGCTGGTCGACCACTACCGCCACGCACGCGGGATGAGTTCGCTGCCGCCGGCCGCGGGCATGGCCGTGCTGGAACGCGTCATCGGCCAGGACCGGCCGCAGCTGCTGGTCGCCACCATCGTCGACTGGCAGGTGTTCCAGGCGTGGTACGCCTCACCCCCGGCGCTGGTGGCCGGCCTGGTCGCCGCCGCGGCCGAGCAGATTCCCGCCGCCCCGGCCGGCGGCTTCCCGGCCGTCTTCCGAGCGGCCGACGCCGACGCCCGCCAGGGGCTGGTGGGCGAGCGCTTCACCGAACTCGTCTGCGGCGTGCTCCGCGTGCGGCCGGAGCGCGTCGACGTGGAGGTGGGCCTGAACGCCCTCGGCCTTGACTCGCTGCTGGCGATGGAGCTGCGTGCCCGCGTCCAGGCCGAACTGGGCGTGTCGCTGCCGGTGGTGGCCCTGCTCAGCGGAGATCCGGTCGGCGCGCTCATCGAGCGGCTGCACGCCGGTCTGCTGGAACTGGCGGCGGACGACGGGACCGTGCCGCAGACGGCGGTGGAACTCCACACCGACGTCCACCGGTACCCGCTGACGTACAACCAGAAGGCCCTGTGGTTCCTGAGGCAGCTCAACCCGGACGCCTTCGCCTACAACATCGGCGGCGCGGTCGAGGTGGGCACCGAGCTCGACCCCGAGCTGATGTTCGCGGCCTTCGTCACCCTCCTCGAACGACACCCGTGCCTGCGTGCCAACTTCCACCTGGAGGACGGCCGGGCGATGCAGGTGATCTCCGCCGAGGCCCGCCCGGACACCGCGTTGTTCGACGTCGAGGGCCGGGCATGGGACGACGTCCACCGGATGATCGTCCGGGAGTACCGGAAGCCGTACGACCTGGAACACGATCCGCTGGTCCGGTTCCGCCTGTTCCGACGTGCACCGGACCGCTGGGTGATCATGAAGGCGGTGCACCACATCGTCTCCGACGCGATCTCCACCTTCACCTTCATCGAGGAGCTGTTCACGGTCTACGAGGCGCTGCGGCACGGCCGGCCCGTGCTGCTGCCACCACCGGCCGGGAACTACCTGGACTTCGTCAACCACCAGAACCGGTTCCTGGCCGGACCGGACGCCCGCGGGATGCTCGGCTACTGGCGCGGACGGCTGCCCGCCGAGATCCCGGTGCTCACGCTGCCCACCGACCGGCCCCGGCCGCCGGTGGTGACCCACAACGGGGCCTCCGAGTTCTTCCAGCTCGACGCCGAACTCAGCGCCGGGGTCCACACGCTGGCCCGGGAGCACAACGCGACCCCGTTCATGGTGCTGCTCAGCGCGTACTACCTGCTGCTGCACCGCTGGTCGGGGCAGGACGACCTGATCGTCGGCAGCCCGGTGTCCGGCCGTACCCGCGAGGAGGACTCCTCGGTGTACGGCTACTTCGTCAACCCGCTCCCGTTGTACGCCAGTCTGGCCGGTGACCCGACGGTCGCCGAATTGCTGGCCCAGGTCCGTGAGACCGTGCTGGGCGGGCTGGACAACCAGGAGTACCCGTTCGTGCTGCTGGTCGAGGAGCTCGGCCTCCAGCACGACCCGAGCCGGTCGGCGGTCTTCCAGGCGATGTTCATCCTGCTCACCCACAAGGTCGCCCAGGAACGCGGGGACTACCGGCTGGAGTACATCGAGCTCCCCGAGGAGGAGGGTCAGTTCGACGTCACGCTGTCCGCCTACGAGGACCGGTCGGACGGCCGCTTCCACTGCGTGTTCAAGTACAACACCGACCTGTTCGATCCGCGGACCGTCCAGCGCCTCGCCGGCCACTTCCGCAACCTGCTGGCCGGACTGACCCGCACCGCCGCGGACCTGCCGGTCAGCCGTATCCCCATGCTCGGCGACGCGGAGCGCGCGCGCATCCTCACCGCGTGGAGCGGCGCGACCCGGCGGGTCGGCCACGCCCCGCCGGTCACCGAGCTGTTCGCCAAGGCCGCCGCCGCGCGGCCCAGGGCGCTCGCGGTCTCGGTCCCCCGCGGATACGGCCCGGCCGCCCGGCTGACCTACCGCGAACTCGACCAGCGCTCGGGCCGGATGGCCGGACGGCTGCGTGAAATGGGCGTCGGCGCGGGCACGGTGGTGGCGGTGTGCCTGGACAAGTCGTCCGAGCTGGTGGCGAGCCTGCTCGCGGTGCTCCGGGCCGGTGGCGCCTACCTGCCGCTCGATCCGGACCACCCGGCCGAACGCCTCGCCGAACTGGCCGCCGACGTCGGGGCGGTACTGGTGATCGCCGACCGGCCGGGCCGGTTCGGCGCCCCGGTGGTCTCCCCGGAGGATCTCGCGGCGACCGCGGCCGAGGCTCCGGAACCGGCGATCGACCCGGACCTGCCCGCGTACGTGATCCACACCTCCGGGTCCACCGGACGCCCCAAGGCCGTCCGGGTCAGCCACCGCAACCTCGCGTCCGCCTACGCCGGTTGGCACGAGGAGTACCGGCTGGAGCGCGACGTCCGGGTCCACCTCCAGATGGCCGGGCTGCCGTTCGACGTGTTCACCGGTGACCTGGTCCGGGCCCTCTGCTCGGGCGGGACGCTGGTCCTCGTCGACCGGGAACTGCTCTTCGACACGGCACGGCTGTACCGGACCATGCGTGAGGAGCGCGTCGACTGCGGCGAGTTCGTCCCCGCCGTGGCCCGTGGCCTGCTGGCGCACTGCGCGCGCGAGGGCCTGCGGCTGGACTTCATGCGCCTGCTGATCGTCGGCTCGGACACCTGGAAGGTCGCGGAGCACCAGCGACTGCGCGAACTGTGCGGACCGGACACCCGGCTGGTCAACTCCTACGGCCTCACCGAGACCACCATCGACAGCACGTACTTCGAGGGCACGGGCGAGGGGCTCGAACCCGGTCGCACGCTGCCGGTCGGCCGGCCGTTCCCCGGCAGCGAGGTGTACATCCTGGACCGCCACGGCGAACCGGTGGCGCCCGGCGTCCCCGGCGAGCTGTGGATCGGTGGGGGCGGCGTCACGGACGGATACGTCGGTGACCCGGAGCGGACCGCCGAGCGGTTCACCACGCGAACGGTGGGCGGCGTCCCGAAGCGGCTGTACCGGACCGGCGACCTCGGCCACTGGGACGCGGACGGGCAGATCCACCTGCACGGCCGCGCGGACGACCAGGTCAAGCTACGCGGCCACCGGATCGAGCCCGGCGAGATCGAGGCGCACCTGGCCGCGATGCCCGAGGTGGCCCAGGCGTGCGTGGCCGTCCGCAGGGACCCGTCCGGCGAGGACCTGCTGTGCGCCTACTGCGTCCCGGCCGACGGCGCGGTGCTCGACCACCTCACGCTGCGCCGCCGACTGGCCGAACGGCTGCCGACGTATCTGGTCCCGTCCCACGTCGTGGCGCTGCCGGCCCTGCCGCTGACCGCGAACGGCAAGGTCGACACCGCCGCGCTGCCCGCACCCGGAGCGCGCACCGGAACGGACCGGCGCGATCCGCCGGTCACGCGGTACGAGGTGCGCACCGCCGCGCAGTGGGAGACCGTTCTGGGAGTCGACCGGGTCGGTCTTGAGCAGGACTTCTTCGAGCTGGGCGGCAGCTCGATCAAGCTGATCGAGCTGATCCACCACCTGCGGACCGAGTTCGGGGTAGGCATCCCGGTCGGCCTGCTCTTCCGCAGCAGCACCCTGCACGGCATGGCCCGTACCGTGGAGCAGGTCGTCACCGGGCGGATCAGCGGCACGCAACCGTACCTGTGCTTCAACGAGTCGGCGGCACCGGGCGAGACCGTGTTCTGCTTCCCGCCGGCGGGCGGGCACGGCCTGGTGTACCGCCAGTTCGCGGAGCGGCTGCCGGAGTACCGGATCGTGGCGTTCAACTACATCCGCGGCGACGACAAGACCGAGCGCTACGCCGACCTGGTCGAGCAGTTGGCGGACGGGCGCCCGGTCGCGCTGGTCGGCTACTCGTTGGGCGGCAACCTGGCCTTCGAGACGGCCAAGGAGCTGGAACGCCGCGGCCGGGCGGTGTCGGGCGTGGTCATCCTGGACTCGCACCGCATCCCCGAGGCGTACGACGTCGGGCCCGAGCACATCGCCGCGTTCGAACGCGAACTCGCCGACCACCTGAACCGGTACACCGGCTCGTCGATCGTCGCCAGCGAGACCATGGAACAGGCGAAGGAGTACCTCGAGTTCTGCGCCGGCACGCCGAACCTGGGCACGGTCAGGGCGCCGCTGTCCGTCATCTCCCACCAGGACGCGCTGCCGGGACACGCGCCCGGGCGGCACGGCTCGTGGCACGGAAGCTCGGCCACCCGTACCGAGGTGGTCCAGGGCTCGGGACGCCACGAGGAGATGCTGGACGGCGAGCATCTACGACACAACGCCGACCTGGCGCGGGCCGCCCTGGGGCGGACCGCCCTGACGCAGGACATCGGGGCGAAGGACGGTGCTGTCCATGCCGACGCGTGA
- a CDS encoding sterol desaturase family protein — protein MLLLAVVSAATATLLEHWDPGHVVAFFQLGTIGYLWILERLIPYRTDWHPDGREIRYYGLYFLLTMVGGALGQLVVSAMVTRLAPPHPVLPLRMEIPLALLTGSLAKYLFHRWSHHHPWLWRLHGVHHSLDKVNVTNNGVNHLLDVFLGQATVQLALAALGFSPESVLCATLFVVAQGYFVHANIDVRIGWLNHVLAGPEQHRLHHSTVLAEAGHYGADFAIWDHAFGSFTWRPGRTPAAVGLQDPAAFPPTGDVLASLLHPWRPATRPGT, from the coding sequence ATGCTGCTCCTGGCGGTGGTCTCGGCGGCCACCGCGACCCTGCTGGAGCACTGGGACCCCGGCCATGTCGTCGCGTTCTTCCAGCTCGGCACCATCGGCTACCTCTGGATTCTGGAGCGGCTGATCCCGTACCGCACCGACTGGCACCCCGACGGGCGTGAAATCCGTTACTACGGGCTCTACTTCCTGCTGACCATGGTCGGCGGGGCGCTCGGTCAGCTGGTGGTCTCCGCCATGGTCACTCGCCTGGCACCCCCTCACCCGGTGCTCCCTCTCCGCATGGAGATCCCGCTCGCCCTGCTGACCGGCTCGCTGGCGAAATACCTTTTCCACCGGTGGTCCCATCACCACCCGTGGCTGTGGCGGCTGCACGGCGTGCACCACTCCCTGGACAAAGTGAACGTCACGAACAACGGCGTCAATCACCTGCTCGACGTCTTCCTGGGGCAGGCCACCGTGCAACTGGCCCTCGCCGCGCTCGGTTTCTCGCCGGAATCCGTTCTCTGCGCCACCCTGTTCGTCGTCGCCCAGGGGTATTTCGTGCACGCGAACATCGACGTCCGCATCGGCTGGCTGAACCATGTGCTCGCCGGCCCGGAACAGCACCGGCTGCACCACAGCACCGTTCTGGCCGAAGCCGGCCACTACGGCGCGGACTTCGCGATCTGGGACCACGCGTTCGGCAGCTTCACCTGGCGGCCGGGTCGCACCCCTGCGGCGGTCGGGCTCCAGGACCCCGCCGCCTTTCCTCCCACCGGCGACGTGCTCGCCAGCCTGCTGCACCCCTGGCGTCCGGCCACCCGGCCCGGCACCTGA
- a CDS encoding LysR family transcriptional regulator, which yields MAELRRLRYFLAVAEERNFTRAAARLLIAQPALSRQIRELEKEMGVRLLDRTTQYVEPTEAGRLLMERGQALVREADRLWREVRGFATGAKGSLSFGYSASTGYETAPALLERLAETNPGITVDAKLLSTAELLAAVADGTLDAGLLRCPPPTPQLVRTLVRLEPQGVLMHQGHPLAAQSELPAIALAEETILLHPREANPGHYDAITAIFQRAGITPEFRPRRLFDTAHTPVAQGKAVAVVGASTLPGLPADLVWRPLAPAEAIEIHLLTRGNPSRPALAHLLRATAAVAREHGWLRV from the coding sequence ATGGCAGAACTTCGTCGTCTTCGCTACTTCCTGGCGGTGGCCGAGGAGCGGAACTTCACCCGTGCCGCCGCCCGGCTGCTGATAGCCCAGCCCGCATTGAGCCGCCAAATACGCGAGCTGGAGAAGGAAATGGGTGTGCGGCTGCTGGATCGCACCACGCAGTACGTGGAGCCGACCGAGGCCGGCCGGCTGCTGATGGAACGCGGTCAGGCCCTCGTCCGCGAGGCGGACCGGCTGTGGCGCGAGGTGCGGGGTTTTGCCACTGGTGCCAAGGGGAGCCTGTCCTTCGGCTACAGCGCCAGCACCGGCTACGAGACCGCCCCGGCCCTCCTGGAGCGGCTGGCCGAGACCAACCCCGGCATCACCGTGGACGCCAAACTGTTGTCCACCGCCGAGCTCTTGGCCGCCGTCGCGGACGGCACCCTGGATGCCGGCCTGCTGCGCTGCCCGCCGCCCACTCCGCAACTGGTGCGCACCCTCGTACGCCTGGAGCCGCAGGGCGTGCTGATGCACCAGGGACATCCACTCGCCGCTCAGAGCGAACTCCCGGCGATCGCCCTGGCCGAGGAGACGATCCTGCTGCACCCGCGGGAAGCCAACCCCGGCCACTACGACGCCATCACCGCCATCTTCCAGCGCGCCGGCATCACCCCCGAGTTCCGACCGCGTCGCCTCTTCGACACCGCGCACACCCCGGTGGCCCAGGGCAAGGCCGTCGCCGTCGTCGGTGCCTCCACCCTTCCCGGGCTGCCCGCCGACCTGGTCTGGCGCCCTCTCGCTCCCGCCGAGGCGATCGAGATCCACCTGCTGACCCGCGGCAACCCCTCACGCCCCGCGCTGGCCCATCTGCTGCGCGCCACAGCGGCAGTCGCCCGTGAGCACGGCTGGCTACGCGTCTGA